Proteins from a single region of Streptomyces vinaceus:
- a CDS encoding VOC family protein, with the protein MSSIRQVQITFDCAEPERVARFWCEVLGYVAPPPPAGFPTWEAYELSRPPQDQGAWFACSDPSGAGPRLYFQRVPEGKVAKNRVHLDVRVGTGLVGAERLATLQAECARLIALGAVCVQVLTADEDNESCIVMQDVEGNEFCLD; encoded by the coding sequence ATGTCATCGATCAGGCAGGTCCAAATCACCTTCGACTGCGCGGAACCCGAGCGCGTCGCCCGCTTCTGGTGCGAGGTTCTGGGGTACGTCGCACCGCCGCCGCCCGCAGGGTTCCCCACGTGGGAGGCGTACGAACTTTCCCGTCCCCCGCAGGACCAGGGCGCCTGGTTCGCCTGCAGCGACCCGTCGGGGGCGGGCCCGCGGCTGTACTTCCAGCGCGTCCCCGAGGGCAAGGTCGCCAAGAACCGGGTGCACCTCGACGTACGGGTCGGCACCGGACTGGTGGGGGCCGAGCGCCTGGCCACGCTCCAGGCCGAGTGCGCACGGCTGATCGCGCTCGGCGCGGTGTGCGTGCAGGTGCTGACCGCCGACGAGGACAACGAGTCCTGCATCGTGATGCAGGACGTCGAGGGCAACGAGTTCTGCCTCGACTGA
- a CDS encoding transketolase: protein MTQATADTGFRYEDLGRLIALMTGAEKHAPAAHSTLDVLWVLYDRVLRVRPENAEEPGRDRFLLSKGHGPMAYYAVLAAKGFFPVERLRGFGSYDSPLGHHPDRTLIPGVEIGSGSLGHGLPLAVGSALGLRAQGLDDPAVWVLIGDAELDEGSNHEAIAYAGAAGLERLHTVVIDNDSATHGWRGGIASRFEAAGWSAVTVDGRDHEALYAAFTAPHPGRPHAVVARVEKKQ, encoded by the coding sequence ATGACACAGGCAACCGCGGACACGGGGTTCCGCTACGAGGATCTGGGCCGGCTCATCGCGCTCATGACCGGGGCCGAGAAGCACGCGCCCGCCGCCCACTCCACGCTCGACGTGCTCTGGGTGCTCTACGACCGGGTGCTGCGCGTGCGGCCCGAGAACGCCGAGGAGCCCGGGCGGGACCGGTTCCTGCTCTCCAAGGGGCACGGGCCGATGGCGTACTACGCCGTACTCGCCGCCAAGGGGTTCTTCCCCGTGGAGCGGCTGCGCGGCTTCGGCTCGTACGACTCTCCCCTCGGCCACCATCCGGACCGCACCCTGATCCCCGGAGTGGAGATCGGCAGCGGCTCCCTCGGGCACGGGCTGCCGCTCGCCGTCGGCAGCGCGCTCGGGCTGCGGGCGCAGGGGCTGGACGACCCGGCCGTATGGGTGCTGATCGGGGACGCGGAGCTCGACGAGGGCAGCAACCACGAGGCCATCGCCTACGCCGGCGCCGCCGGGCTGGAGCGGCTGCACACCGTGGTGATCGACAACGACTCCGCTACCCACGGCTGGCGCGGCGGGATCGCCTCCCGCTTCGAGGCCGCCGGCTGGTCGGCGGTGACCGTCGACGGCCGGGACCACGAGGCGCTGTACGCCGCCTTCACCGCACCGCATCCGGGCCGGCCCCACGCGGTCGTCGCCCGTGTCGAGAAGAAGCAGTAG
- a CDS encoding transketolase family protein, with amino-acid sequence MDNMRERFVSVTSRALDEDPRLALVLAEITMDGFRPDQQRHPERVINVGIREQLLIGVGGGLALTGLRPIVHTFASFLVERPFEQIKLDFGHQGTGGVLVSANASYDWPAGGLTHMAPGDVALLDTLDGWTVHVPGHPDEAEALLRRAYAAGDDKVYVRLSQQSNAAPRPVDGVGLRTVREGGPGAAVVIAVGPLLDNVLAATEGLDVTVLYATTVRPFDDAALRGAAGRGRADVVLVEPYLAGTSTGAAAQALSEVPHRILGLGVGRAELRRYGTMDEHTAAHGLDPRSLRLRIGAFL; translated from the coding sequence ATGGACAACATGCGGGAGCGGTTCGTCTCCGTCACGTCGCGGGCGCTCGACGAGGATCCGCGGCTGGCGCTCGTGCTCGCCGAGATCACCATGGACGGGTTCCGGCCCGACCAGCAGCGCCATCCCGAGCGGGTGATCAACGTCGGGATCAGGGAGCAGCTGCTCATCGGGGTCGGCGGCGGGCTGGCCCTCACCGGGCTGCGGCCGATCGTGCACACCTTCGCCAGCTTCCTGGTGGAGCGGCCGTTCGAGCAGATCAAGCTGGACTTCGGACACCAGGGCACGGGCGGGGTCCTGGTCAGCGCGAACGCCAGCTACGACTGGCCGGCCGGCGGGCTCACGCACATGGCCCCGGGCGACGTGGCGCTGCTGGACACCCTCGACGGCTGGACGGTCCACGTACCGGGCCATCCGGACGAGGCCGAGGCGCTGCTGCGCCGCGCCTACGCCGCCGGGGACGACAAGGTCTACGTGCGGCTCTCGCAGCAGTCGAACGCCGCCCCGCGCCCGGTGGACGGCGTGGGCCTGCGGACCGTACGGGAAGGCGGTCCGGGCGCCGCCGTCGTGATCGCCGTCGGCCCGCTGCTGGACAACGTGCTCGCCGCGACGGAGGGGCTGGACGTGACCGTGCTCTACGCCACCACCGTGCGCCCCTTCGACGACGCGGCCCTGCGCGGGGCCGCCGGCCGGGGCAGGGCGGACGTGGTCCTCGTCGAGCCGTACCTGGCCGGCACCTCCACGGGGGCCGCCGCGCAGGCCCTGTCGGAGGTCCCGCACCGGATCCTCGGGCTCGGCGTCGGCCGCGCCGAGCTCCGCCGCTACGGCACGATGGACGAGCACACCGCCGCGCACGGACTGGACCCCCGCTCCCTGCGCCTGCGGATCGGGGCGTTCCTCTAG
- a CDS encoding GAF domain-containing protein: protein MTYYESTGHLLLTPVDREAPARTVRLRALGLGERADTEFDAFARQIADVLAAPYAGVNFVGEERQFFAGLHHAPGAPASGYPARALPRDHGYCPHVVVRRKALVLEDVRDFARFAGNAVVDESGVRSYLGAPLIDRTGTVLGTVCAVDVEPRRWGMQGLATAKSLAAELLEVIHGREDGLRAG from the coding sequence ATGACGTACTACGAGTCGACCGGACACCTGCTGCTCACACCCGTGGACCGGGAGGCGCCCGCGCGCACCGTCCGGCTGCGCGCACTGGGCCTGGGGGAGCGCGCGGACACGGAGTTCGACGCCTTCGCCCGGCAGATCGCCGATGTCCTGGCCGCCCCGTACGCAGGGGTCAACTTCGTCGGTGAGGAACGGCAGTTCTTCGCCGGGCTGCACCACGCGCCGGGCGCCCCGGCGAGCGGCTACCCGGCGCGGGCGCTGCCCCGGGACCACGGGTACTGCCCGCACGTGGTGGTGCGGCGCAAGGCGCTGGTGCTGGAGGACGTACGCGACTTCGCGCGCTTCGCGGGCAACGCGGTGGTGGACGAGAGCGGGGTCCGTTCGTACCTGGGCGCGCCGCTGATCGACCGGACGGGGACCGTCCTGGGGACGGTCTGCGCGGTGGACGTGGAGCCGCGCCGGTGGGGGATGCAGGGGCTGGCCACGGCCAAGTCCCTGGCGGCGGAGCTGCTGGAGGTCATCCACGGTCGGGAGGACGGGCTGCGGGCGGGGTGA
- a CDS encoding GTP-binding protein translates to MAYVDDCDTRLAPALPATLKILVAGGFGAGKTTFVGAVSEIEPLCTEELLSGLSEDADPTEGVAAKASTTVALDFGRLTLDERHVLYLFGTPGQQRFWFLWEELCAGALGAVVIADTRRLADCFAAVDFFERRGIGFIVAVNEFDGGHRYTPDEVREAVGLGPDVPVVRCDARLTSSGTGALAALVQHLLFTAATRPPGSWNPEGENPG, encoded by the coding sequence ATGGCCTACGTCGACGACTGTGACACCCGCCTCGCCCCCGCCCTGCCCGCGACGCTGAAGATCCTCGTCGCGGGCGGGTTCGGGGCGGGCAAGACGACCTTCGTGGGCGCGGTGAGCGAGATCGAGCCGCTGTGCACGGAGGAGCTGCTCAGCGGGCTGAGCGAGGACGCCGACCCGACCGAGGGGGTCGCGGCGAAGGCGTCCACGACCGTCGCGCTCGACTTCGGCCGCCTCACCCTGGACGAGCGGCACGTGCTGTACCTCTTCGGGACTCCGGGGCAGCAGCGGTTCTGGTTCCTGTGGGAGGAGCTGTGCGCGGGCGCGCTCGGCGCGGTGGTCATCGCGGACACGCGCCGGCTCGCGGACTGCTTCGCGGCCGTGGACTTCTTCGAGCGGCGCGGCATCGGGTTCATCGTCGCCGTCAACGAGTTCGACGGGGGCCACCGCTACACCCCCGACGAGGTGCGCGAGGCGGTGGGGCTCGGGCCTGACGTGCCGGTCGTACGGTGCGACGCGCGGCTCACCAGTTCGGGGACCGGGGCGCTGGCCGCCCTGGTCCAGCACTTGCTCTTCACGGCGGCGACACGGCCGCCGGGATCCTGGAATCCGGAGGGGGAAAACCCGGGATGA
- a CDS encoding DUF742 domain-containing protein codes for MRARAACGRGAPRDTPWLDDSAGRVMRPYTASGGRTRPAAALDLLSLVTATGVRPRGPLGPEHTMALRLCAGSAAVTVAEVAGQLRLPAVVVKVLLSDLMEYGAVTAQAPRFPGGGYVAADDQNLLRAVLDGLRRRL; via the coding sequence ATGCGCGCCCGCGCCGCGTGCGGCAGGGGCGCCCCGCGCGACACGCCCTGGCTCGACGATTCGGCGGGCCGGGTGATGCGTCCGTACACGGCCAGCGGCGGGCGGACCCGGCCCGCCGCCGCACTCGACCTGCTGTCCCTGGTGACGGCAACGGGGGTGCGGCCGCGCGGTCCGCTCGGCCCGGAGCACACGATGGCGCTGCGCCTGTGCGCGGGCTCCGCGGCCGTCACCGTCGCCGAGGTGGCCGGACAGCTGCGGCTGCCGGCGGTGGTGGTGAAGGTGCTGCTGTCCGACCTGATGGAGTACGGGGCCGTCACGGCGCAGGCGCCGCGGTTCCCGGGCGGCGGATACGTCGCCGCCGACGACCAGAACCTGCTGCGGGCGGTGCTCGATGGCCTACGTCGACGACTGTGA
- a CDS encoding roadblock/LC7 domain-containing protein: MGGEAATKTTRLSDLDWLLSGLVQRVPYTRSAVLLTADGLVTCVHGLDADSADHLAALASGLYSLGRSAGSRFGDGAGVRQVVVELDTALVFVSAAGAGTCLAVLADREADAGVLGYEMAMLVKSVRPYLAAPPRRPVGEAQ; this comes from the coding sequence ATGGGCGGCGAAGCGGCGACGAAGACCACCCGGCTCTCGGACCTCGACTGGCTGCTCAGCGGCCTCGTCCAGCGGGTCCCCTACACGCGCAGCGCGGTCCTCCTCACCGCCGACGGGCTCGTCACCTGCGTCCACGGCCTCGACGCCGACAGCGCGGACCACTTGGCGGCCTTGGCCTCGGGGCTCTACTCGCTCGGGCGGAGCGCCGGATCGCGCTTCGGGGACGGCGCCGGGGTCCGGCAGGTGGTGGTCGAGCTCGACACCGCGCTGGTCTTCGTGTCGGCGGCGGGCGCAGGCACCTGCCTCGCGGTCCTGGCCGACCGCGAGGCCGACGCGGGCGTCCTCGGCTACGAGATGGCGATGCTGGTCAAGAGCGTCCGGCCGTACCTGGCGGCCCCGCCGCGCCGGCCCGTCGGCGAAGCGCAGTGA
- a CDS encoding sensor histidine kinase: MSGLRAARHAPSRHAATGPGRQIRPQLVRASLLPTLAAALSGAAAVIFTLQLGGGAGERDARLWPVLAGCALLAVGALAAATLGAERSAKAVRDRCEALRRSSVRGRQELRTAAERLERGEPPVRPVRGGPTAPPPGTDAARVDEFWLLSQELRGAREHAHTTLVRLAGPAAPSDSDRKVEVFVNLARRLQSLVHREISLLDELEDTVEDPDLLRELFHVDHLATRIRRHAENLAVLGGAASRRQWTRPIDLSEVLRSSVAEVEQYTRVKVVPPAGGTVRGHAVADVVHLLAELVENATVFSAPDTDVVLRAERVTAGIAIEVEDRGLGMPAAEQHRMNALLVDPEQVSVRQLLADGRIGLFVVSALARRHGIAVELKSNIYGGVLAVLVLPQELLGAEAPSAADALGGSRATSWGTGDGAAGMPPLEPVRVAMPRRPQTRRVPEPEPVAPAWAAPHAPHPEPDHREPGRGQAAETGPAPDPAPAPGRAPAAGAEPVVRSAARPVVREPAAPAPAPAPAPVPPATALVSVPAARTDPDRPPLPRRRAQDHLVPQLRDAPAPRPADAPEQPVHDPGLMAAFQRGFGLAQTENQP; encoded by the coding sequence ATGTCCGGACTCCGCGCCGCCCGCCACGCCCCGTCGAGACACGCCGCCACCGGTCCCGGCCGGCAGATAAGGCCCCAGCTGGTGCGCGCCTCCCTGCTGCCCACGCTCGCGGCCGCCCTCAGCGGAGCCGCCGCGGTGATCTTCACGCTCCAGCTCGGCGGGGGCGCGGGGGAGCGGGACGCCCGGCTGTGGCCCGTCCTGGCGGGCTGCGCCCTGCTCGCGGTCGGCGCGCTGGCCGCCGCCACGCTCGGGGCCGAGCGCTCCGCCAAGGCCGTACGGGACCGCTGCGAGGCGCTGCGCCGCTCCAGCGTGCGCGGACGCCAGGAACTGCGGACCGCCGCCGAGCGGCTGGAACGGGGCGAGCCGCCGGTCCGCCCGGTCCGCGGCGGCCCGACGGCGCCGCCGCCCGGCACCGACGCGGCCCGGGTCGACGAGTTCTGGCTGCTCTCCCAGGAGCTGCGCGGCGCCCGCGAACACGCGCACACCACCCTCGTACGGCTGGCCGGCCCGGCCGCGCCCTCCGACAGCGACCGCAAGGTCGAGGTGTTCGTCAACCTCGCGCGCCGGCTCCAGTCCCTCGTGCACCGGGAGATCTCCCTCCTCGACGAGCTGGAGGACACGGTCGAGGACCCCGACCTCCTCAGGGAGCTCTTCCACGTCGACCACCTCGCGACCCGGATCCGCCGCCACGCCGAGAACCTGGCCGTCCTCGGCGGCGCCGCCTCCCGACGCCAGTGGACCCGGCCCATCGACCTGAGCGAGGTGCTGCGCTCCTCCGTCGCGGAGGTCGAGCAGTACACGCGGGTCAAGGTGGTTCCCCCGGCGGGCGGCACCGTACGCGGCCACGCCGTCGCCGACGTGGTGCACCTGCTGGCCGAACTCGTCGAGAACGCCACGGTGTTCTCCGCCCCCGACACCGACGTGGTGCTGCGCGCCGAACGGGTCACCGCGGGCATCGCCATCGAGGTGGAGGACCGCGGACTGGGCATGCCGGCCGCCGAGCAGCACCGGATGAACGCCCTGCTCGTCGACCCCGAGCAGGTCAGCGTCCGGCAGCTGCTGGCGGACGGGCGGATCGGCCTCTTCGTGGTCTCGGCGCTCGCCCGGCGGCACGGGATCGCCGTCGAGCTCAAGTCCAACATCTACGGCGGGGTGCTCGCGGTGCTGGTGCTGCCGCAGGAACTGCTGGGGGCCGAGGCGCCGAGCGCCGCCGACGCGCTCGGGGGCTCCCGGGCCACGTCGTGGGGGACCGGGGACGGGGCCGCCGGGATGCCCCCGCTGGAGCCGGTACGGGTGGCGATGCCCCGGAGGCCGCAGACGCGCCGGGTGCCGGAGCCGGAGCCCGTCGCACCGGCCTGGGCGGCGCCGCACGCGCCGCACCCGGAGCCGGACCACCGGGAGCCGGGCCGGGGGCAGGCCGCGGAGACGGGGCCCGCCCCGGACCCGGCGCCGGCGCCGGGCCGGGCCCCTGCCGCGGGCGCGGAGCCGGTCGTACGGTCGGCCGCGCGGCCCGTCGTACGCGAACCGGCGGCTCCGGCACCTGCTCCGGCGCCCGCGCCGGTCCCGCCGGCCACGGCCCTCGTCTCCGTACCGGCCGCCCGGACGGATCCCGACCGGCCGCCCCTGCCCCGCCGGCGCGCCCAGGACCACCTCGTCCCGCAGCTGCGCGACGCCCCCGCCCCCCGGCCGGCCGACGCGCCCGAACAACCCGTCCACGATCCGGGCCTGATGGCCGCCTTCCAGCGGGGCTTCGGCCTCGCCCAGACGGAGAACCAGCCATGA